CCGCCTCGGCGATCGCGCGGGTCACTTCCAGGTCGAAGCCGGACTTGGTGCCGTCGCGGTCCATGCTGGTCAGCAGCAGCTCGCCGGCCCCGTAATTGACCATCTTGCGCGCCCAGTCGATGGCGTCCAGCCCGGTGGGCTTGCGTCCACCGTGGGTGAAGATCTCCCAGCGCGGCGGTTCGCCCGCGGCGCTGACGCGCTTGGCGTCGATCGCCACCACGATGCACTGGCTGCCGAAGCGCTCGGCGGCCTCGCGCACGAAGTCCGGATCGCTCACCGCGGCGGTGTTGATCGAGACCTTGTCGGCGCCGGCGTTGAGCATGGTGCGGATATCCTCGCAGCGGCGGATGCCGCCGCCCACGGTCAGCGGAATGAATACCTCGCCGGCGATGCGCTCGACCATCTCCACGGTGGTGTCGCGATCCTGGTGACTGGCGGTGATATCGAGGAAGGTGATCTCGTCGGCGCCCTGCTGGTTGTAGCGCTTGGCGATCTCCACCGGGTCGCCGGCGTCGCGGATGCCCACGAAGTTGACGCCCTTGACCACTCGACCGGCATCGACGTCGAGACAGGGGATGATGCGCTTGGCCAGACCCATGTGTCAGTTCCCCCCGCGGGTGGCGTGATTTTCGAGCCGGTCGTCGAGTTCGTCACATAGCCGCTGCGCCGTGGCGACGTCGAGGCTGCCCTCATAGATTGCCCGGCCGGTGATCGCGCCGAGAATGCCCTGGTCGGCGACCCCGGCGAGTGCGCGTATGTCGTCGAGGTTGGTGACCCCGCCGGAGGCGATCACGGGTAGCCCGCCGTCGCGGGCCAGCTCGATGGTGGCGTCGAGATTGACGCCCTGCATCATGCCGTCGCGGGCGATATCGGTGTAGACGATCGATGCCACGCCGTCATCTCGAAAGCGCTTGGCCAGCTCGGTGGCCTTGAGCGTCGAGACCTCGGCCCAGCCGTCGGTGGCGACAAAGCCGTCGCGGGCATCGAGGCCGACGATCACCCGGCCCGGGAACAGCCGGCACATCGCGGCGACGAACTCGGGCTGCTTGACCGCCTGGGTGCCGATGATCACGTAGCCGACCCCGGCCTCGAGATAGTGCTCGATGGTCTGTGCATTGCGAATGCCGCCGCCGATCTGGATCGGCAGCTCGGGGTAGGCGCGGGCGATCGCGGTGACCGCCTCGCCATTGACCGGCTTGCCCTCGAAGGCGCCATTGAGATCGACCAGATGCAGGCGCCGGGCGCCGGCGTCGACCCAGCGCGCGGCCATCGCCACGGGATCGTCGCCGTAGCTGGTGGCGTCCTCCATGCGGCCCTGCTTGAGGCGGACGCAGTGGCCGTCCTTGAGATCGATGGCGGGAATCACCAGCATGTCGTGTCCTCGTGAGCGACCGCCGCGGCGGCGCTGTTGCTAGATTGGTTCGGCGCGCAGTCAACCGGGCGCGGCTCGGGGCGCCCAGTTGACCGGGCGCCGGGCGCAGCATTGGGCGCCTTTAAGCAGCGGGCGCCCAATTAACGAAGTTCTCCAGCAGCCGCAGGCCGGCGTCGGCGCTCTTCTCGGGATGGAACTGCACCGCGAAGGTCGCCTCGCGGCCGGTGGCGACGTGGGCGGTGGCATCGCCGTAGCGGGTGGTGCCGAAGACCTCGGCGTCGCGCTCGGCGTCGACGTAGTAGCCATGCACGAAATAGAACCGCGCGCCGTCGGCGATGTCGGCCCACAGCGGGTGATCATGGCGCTGGGCGACCTGGTTCCAGCCCATGTGCGGGACCTTGAGGCGACGCCCGTCGGCATCGCGCATCGTCTGGCCGAAGCGGCGCACCTGGCCGGGCAGAAAACCCAGGCAGTCGATGCCGCCGTTCTCTTCGCTGCGATCCATCAGCATCTGCTGGCCGACGCAGATGCCCAGCAGCGGCTTGGCCTGGGAGGCGAGCAATTCCCGGACCACGCCTGCGAGCTCGGTGCGCTGCAGCTCGCCCATGCAGTCGCGGATGGCGCCCTGGCCGGGCAGTACCACGCGAGTCGCGCCGCGAATCGAGCGCGGATCGCGGGTGATCATCACGTGCTCGTGGGTCACGTGCTCCAGGGCCTTGGCCACGGAGTGCAGGTTGCCCATGCCATAATCGATGACGGCGATCGTCATGCTCGCTCCTCGCAATTGATGTTCACAGGCTGCCCTTGGTCGAGGGCATCTGTCCGGCCATGCGCGGGTCCACCTCCACGGCCATGCGCAGCGCCCGGCCGAAGGCCTTGAAGATGGTCTCGGCCTGGTGGTGGGCGTTTAAGCCCTTGAGATTGTCGATGTGCAGGGTGACTCGGGCGTGGTTGACGAAGCCCTGGAAGAACTCCCAGAACAGTTGGGTGTCCAGCGTGCCAATGGCGGCGCGGGTGAACTCGACGTCCATGTGCAGCCCCGGACGTCCCGAGAAATCGATCACCACCCGCGAGAGCGCCTCGTCGAGCGGCACGTAGGCATGCCCGTAGCGGCGGATGCCGCGCTTGTCGCC
The genomic region above belongs to Halomonas zincidurans B6 and contains:
- the hisF gene encoding imidazole glycerol phosphate synthase subunit HisF; protein product: MGLAKRIIPCLDVDAGRVVKGVNFVGIRDAGDPVEIAKRYNQQGADEITFLDITASHQDRDTTVEMVERIAGEVFIPLTVGGGIRRCEDIRTMLNAGADKVSINTAAVSDPDFVREAAERFGSQCIVVAIDAKRVSAAGEPPRWEIFTHGGRKPTGLDAIDWARKMVNYGAGELLLTSMDRDGTKSGFDLEVTRAIAEAVAVPVIASGGVGNLDHLVEGVTRGGADAVLAASIFHFGDYTIPDAKRYLAEHGIEMRL
- the hisA gene encoding 1-(5-phosphoribosyl)-5-[(5-phosphoribosylamino)methylideneamino]imidazole-4-carboxamide isomerase — translated: MLVIPAIDLKDGHCVRLKQGRMEDATSYGDDPVAMAARWVDAGARRLHLVDLNGAFEGKPVNGEAVTAIARAYPELPIQIGGGIRNAQTIEHYLEAGVGYVIIGTQAVKQPEFVAAMCRLFPGRVIVGLDARDGFVATDGWAEVSTLKATELAKRFRDDGVASIVYTDIARDGMMQGVNLDATIELARDGGLPVIASGGVTNLDDIRALAGVADQGILGAITGRAIYEGSLDVATAQRLCDELDDRLENHATRGGN
- the hisH gene encoding imidazole glycerol phosphate synthase subunit HisH yields the protein MTIAVIDYGMGNLHSVAKALEHVTHEHVMITRDPRSIRGATRVVLPGQGAIRDCMGELQRTELAGVVRELLASQAKPLLGICVGQQMLMDRSEENGGIDCLGFLPGQVRRFGQTMRDADGRRLKVPHMGWNQVAQRHDHPLWADIADGARFYFVHGYYVDAERDAEVFGTTRYGDATAHVATGREATFAVQFHPEKSADAGLRLLENFVNWAPAA
- the hisB gene encoding imidazoleglycerol-phosphate dehydratase HisB, which codes for MSERIATVSRDTSETQITATINLDGEGHLVAATGVGFLDHMLDQIARHGLIDIELRAHGDLHIDAHHTVEDIGITLGQAFDQAIGDKRGIRRYGHAYVPLDEALSRVVIDFSGRPGLHMDVEFTRAAIGTLDTQLFWEFFQGFVNHARVTLHIDNLKGLNAHHQAETIFKAFGRALRMAVEVDPRMAGQMPSTKGSL